The region CGCGCGCACTGCTCAACGCGTTGGTCTACCAGCCTACTCTGACGGAAGATATGCTGAACGATCAGGCGCAGGCTCAGCAGTGGATTGACTCGCTGATTCACTATCTCAACGAGAGAGAGCAGCACGGCAGTACTTATAGTTTCCTGCTGCGTGAGTCGAACGAGCGTCATGAACCAGTGCTGCGGGTGCGTACCCACGGAGTGGATTCGGATTATGCGCTGGACCTGGCGTTTGTGCAGGGCAACGAGTACCGTAAAATCAATCTGCTGGGCGAAAAATTGCGTGGTTTGATCGAGGATAGCGCTTACGTGGAGCGCGGCGAGCGCAAACAGCCGGTCGCCAGTTTCGAGCAGGCGCTGGAATGGCTGGTGAAAGAGTCACGCCGCGGTCTGGCGATTCAGCGCTATAAAGGTCTGGGCGAGATGAACCCGGAACAGCTGTGGGAAACCACCATGGACCCGGAAAGCCGCCGTATGCTGCGCGTGACGGTGAAAGACGCCATCGCCGCCGACGAACTGTTCACCACCCTGATGGGCGATGCCGTTGAACCGCGCCGCGCCTTTATCGAAGAAAACGCCCTGAAAGCGGCGAATATTGATATCTGATCGGCGTTTTTCCGCCTGATGACCCACAGAAACCCGCGTCTGACGCGGGTTTCTGCTTTTTTAACCCCACATTTCTTACGCGGTCAGCGCCCGCTGCCGGGTGCTGTACAGTTCCTGCGCCAGCGCCATCACGGCGGTCACCACCATAAAAATCACCGCCGACCAGAAAATGGCGGAAGGATGACCCTGATCCAGTAACCAGCCAAACACCACCGGGCCGCCGGCGCCGCCGATATTGAAACCGGTCGTGACCACACCGAACACCCGGCCTTCGGCGCCGGCCGGCGAGGCGTTGCGCACCAGCATATCCCGCGATGGCGCAATAATACCGGAAAGAAAACCGGCGACGGCCAGAATCAGGATGGTTGCCAGCGAAGGCAGCGTATACATCGCCACGATGGCGACCAGCACGGCGGTGATGACCAGCGAGCCGGTGGCGACCATACCGTGATGCCGGGTTTTATCCGCCAGTGAGCCGCCCGCCAGCACACCGAACGCGCTGGTGAACAGAAACGCGGTCAGTGCCAGGTTGGCTTCGGTCAGCGGCATACCGTAACCGTTCACCAGTGCGGTAACCGAGAAATTCTGAATCGAGTTGGTGCTGAGGTTGAGCAGCATGAACAGTACCAGCAACGACAGAATCGGCAGGGTGAACACCGCCACCTTCGGCGTCTGGCTGTGCTTATTCTGTGCGGCGGCGGAGGGGAGCGTTTCCCGTTCGCCCAGCAACATCGGCACGGTCAGCAGCCCGAATATCCCGGACAATACAAACGCGAGTTCGATGCTGGTGACGGACGCGACCGCCAGCAGTACAGCGGGGGCGACGGCGGTACCGAGGAAACCGGAAAAGGTGTGGACCGAGAAGGCGCGCCCCATCCGGTTTTCCGCGATGCCACGCGACAACAGCGCGTAATCGGCCGGATGATAGACCGCGTTGGCCAGCCCCGCCAGCGCCATGGCGATCAGCATCCAACTGTAGCTGGTAAAAAGGCCGAGCGACAGAAAGCACAGGCTGCCCAGCGTCAGCCCGGCAATCAGCGTGCGGCGTGGCCCGATGCGGTCGACGGCAAAGCCGATCGGCGTCTGCACAATAGCGGAGACAACGTTGAACACGCCGAGTGCAATACCGATTTCCACGTAACTGATGCCGCGCTGCGCAGAGATCAGCGGCATCAGCGCCGGTAGCACCATCATGTGAAAATGACTAACCCAGTGAGCAGCGGAGACTTGTGCCAGTAATGGTAACTTGTTTATTTTCATCATTATTTTAATAGATTAAATGCGCGGGCGCGCAAGGACGAATTCAGCAATAAGGCTAACATATCGCCAGAACGGTTAGCCGTCTATTTTTTATGGATGAAGGTTTTAAAATTAGAAAGGATGTAACAGGACCGTCGATGGCGGAAACCACGGCATCTGGCTGCCGCTGCTAAAAAGCGCAGCCAGAACCGGGTGTTACTCCGTCAGCGGCAGATAAAAATCAAACCGGTGGCTTTTGGTTTCCAACGCGGACTGGGCGGGTACACCTGCCAGCGGCGGCGCGTAGTCCGGGCGTTTGACCACTACCCGCTTTTTCGCCAGACGGCGTGCCGGCGCCAGCAGGGCATCGGCGTCATCGTCGGCGCCCACCAGCGTCTGGAATACCCGCATCTCCTTTTTCACCAGCGCGCTTTTCTGACGATGGGGAAACATCGGGTCGAGGTAGACCACGTCCGGCGGCGGGGTGATAGCGGACAACGCATCGATGCTGGACGCGTGCACCAGCGTCAGGCGCTCGCGCAGCCAGCCGCCGATTTCCGGGTCCTGATAGCCGCGCTGTAAGCCGTCGTCCAGCAGTGCGGCGACCACCGGGTGGCGTTCCACCATCCGCACCCGGCAACCGAGCGCCGCCAGCACAAAGGCGTCGCGGCCAAGACCGGCGGTGGCGTCCACCACGTCGGGCAGGTAATCCTTTTTAATACCGACCGCTTTGGCGACCGCTTCGCCGCGTCCACCGCCGAAACGGCGACGGTGCGCCATCGCGCCGGCGGCGAAATCCACGCAGATGGCGCCCAGTTTTGGCTCGTCGCATTTACGCAGTTCCAGCCGTTCGGGGGTGAGCACCAGCGCCAGCGATGCGGCGGCGTCGTTCTCCAGCCCCCAGCGCCGGGCCAGTACCGCCAGCGCCTCGGGGTCGGCGCCGGCTTCGGTCAGTAACCCAATTTTCATTCCTGAATGCCGTAGTGTTTCAGCATGGCGTCCAGTTTAGGCTCACGACCGCGGAAGCGTTTGAACAGTACCATCGGCTCTTCGGAACCGCCGCGGGACAGAATGTTCTCCAGGAACGACAAGCCGGTGTCGCGGTTAAAAATGCCTTCCTCTTCAAAGCGGGAGAAGGCGTCCGCCGCCAGCACGTCGGCCCACAGGTAGCTGTAGTAACCCGCGGCGTAACCGCCGGCGAAGATGTGGCTGAAGGAGTGCGTGAAGCGGTTCCATTCCGGGCTTTTCACCACGGAAACCTGCGCTTTCACCTCCGCCAGCGTCTCCAGCACGCGCGCGCCTTTGGCCGGGTCATAACCGGCGTGCAGGCGGAAATCGAACAGGCCTAATTCCAGCTGACGCAGGATGAACAGCGCCGCCTGATAATTCTTGGCGGCCAGCATCTTGTCCAGCATCGCCTGCGGTAACGGCTCGCCGGTTTCGTAGTGACCGGAAATAAACGCCAGCGCGTCCGGCTCCCAGCACCAGTTTTCCATAAACTGGCTCGGCAGTTCGACGGCATCCCACGGCACGCCGTTGATGCCGGACACCCCGGCGGTGTCGATGCGGGTCAGCATGTGGTGCAACCCGTGACCGAATTCGTGGAACAGAGTGGTGACTTCGTCGTGGGTAAACAGCGCCGGTTTGCCGTTGATCGGGCGGTTGAAGTTACAGGTCAGGTACGCCACCGGTTTTTGCAGCTCGCCGTTGGCTTTGCCCAGACGACCGACGCAGTCGTCCATCCAGGCGCCGCCGCGTTTGTGCTCACGGGCGT is a window of Dickeya solani IPO 2222 DNA encoding:
- a CDS encoding MFS transporter — translated: MKINKLPLLAQVSAAHWVSHFHMMVLPALMPLISAQRGISYVEIGIALGVFNVVSAIVQTPIGFAVDRIGPRRTLIAGLTLGSLCFLSLGLFTSYSWMLIAMALAGLANAVYHPADYALLSRGIAENRMGRAFSVHTFSGFLGTAVAPAVLLAVASVTSIELAFVLSGIFGLLTVPMLLGERETLPSAAAQNKHSQTPKVAVFTLPILSLLVLFMLLNLSTNSIQNFSVTALVNGYGMPLTEANLALTAFLFTSAFGVLAGGSLADKTRHHGMVATGSLVITAVLVAIVAMYTLPSLATILILAVAGFLSGIIAPSRDMLVRNASPAGAEGRVFGVVTTGFNIGGAGGPVVFGWLLDQGHPSAIFWSAVIFMVVTAVMALAQELYSTRQRALTA
- the rsmJ gene encoding 16S rRNA (guanine(1516)-N(2))-methyltransferase RsmJ produces the protein MKIGLLTEAGADPEALAVLARRWGLENDAAASLALVLTPERLELRKCDEPKLGAICVDFAAGAMAHRRRFGGGRGEAVAKAVGIKKDYLPDVVDATAGLGRDAFVLAALGCRVRMVERHPVVAALLDDGLQRGYQDPEIGGWLRERLTLVHASSIDALSAITPPPDVVYLDPMFPHRQKSALVKKEMRVFQTLVGADDDADALLAPARRLAKKRVVVKRPDYAPPLAGVPAQSALETKSHRFDFYLPLTE